The DNA segment aGACTAGTAGTTAGATATTCCTGCTGGAACAAGTTCTAACATTTCGGCGCGGGCAGGTTGTAACCAATATTAAGCATTAGGGTGGTTGCTTTAACGCTATAACGTTGCTTATTTGACCAGGTGAAATCTGAATCCAGCGCAACCAGACTTGCAACAATTGAGTTCATAAACTGCTCAGTGAAAGAACTGAATTTACACCTGCCAAAATTATTATctaaattttaattgaaacgGTGTAGCTTGCATGGGCCAAAAAATTTTCTATATCATGAAAATGTTTCGACCTTATACGTCAtatttgtattaaatttaatGTACAACCTGCCTAACATCGAGAAACATGTAATAGTCGTATGTTTGCCTGTTTTATAAACGATGTTACGATGTCAACGATTTTATGTAGTGATCCCAATAGATCATAAACGTATAACACATTTAGAGGttctgttttaataaattacCAATAAACTACTCTTTTTAAAACACTGGTTTGTCTAAATTAACTAAGCAAGTTATTAGAAAATGCAACGTTTAGAAAAATTGTTATCACGTGGTCATCTGGCCTCCCctaaataattattaacttCTATCGATTAAAAGTGATTTTCGTCAAAGCTTTTTGCACAAGCGCTACATCACTACAATGGATAAACTCTGTGTAATATTTCTCTTATAGGCACTGAACGACTTGTGGTGAAAGAAAGTAACataaagaaaatctttgttgACAGCATCTATAATGGTGGGTACTGGGTACTGGGTACTGGGTAAAAGGTTTTTAGTTCTTGTCTTCTTTAAACATATTGTATACTTCACTTCTACTGTTATTTTACGTGTTTTTATCACCAGATAATCGTACTATTTACCAATCCGGCAGTGCAACAAGCCCTGACATGAATGAACTGAGTAAGTTGTAATTAAAGCAACAAAACTTGAAATGcctaaaattttgaaatttctgaAGATTTCAAAACTAAATGTTCACAGAAAAAATTACTCTATATCTCGTAATCAGTTCCAGAACTCCAAAACAAACTTACGGAACAAGCGAGATCAGCTGCAAGTGACGTTGGACttctaaaaaatgtttgtccTTCAATTACACCTGTATCCTTGGAAATTACAACCAACTTAAAGCAGGCCTATGAGGACCCTGATGACATTGGACACGGACATCGACGAGCAGATTTTCTTACTATCTTGGACCAACCAGAAGGCGACGTTCTCATGCAAGATTTGTTCCAACGAGCAAAGAGCCAAGCTGAAACTGAAGCACCACAGGAGCCAGAAAGCAGAGAAATCTACTTACGTAACCATGGAAATTGTGTTGGTGTCATTGGACAAGCTGGAATCGGCAAAACTACCCTGaccaaaatgtttacaaaagtGGTTTTAGATGAGTCAATTCTTCAGCATGATTATATATTTTACATTCCCATTCGTAATGTTAATTTTGAAACTACGCAACCAAACTTACAGCCTAAGAACGTTCTTGAGTTTCTTGTGACCAGCAGTGGTTGTGAATTGGCACACACAGAGGAGTCAgacaaagaaattttgaaacgACTTGAAAGTAATCCAAACGTTTTTCTTGTGCTTGACGGGTTGGACGAAGCCCCCATAGACTGGTCAAAACATTCACCTAAAGTTTCAATGTACAAAAGTGCCACTGCAGAagcttttcttaaaaatttgttaaatggTAAGATTTTTCCCCAGGCAAGAAAAATAGTGACATCACGCCCACGTCAGTTTCATGACATGCATGAAGATTACAAGCCAGAGTTTATTGTAAATATCATGGGACTGAAAAAAGAATCACAAAAATCACTTTGCAGAAAATTATGTGGAAGTGAcagtgaaaaagttttggGATATCTTGGAAATCATCCAAGTTTATTCGCCTACTGCTACGTCCCGGTGAATTGTATAATCACTATGTATTGTATTCAGAGGAGTCTTCAAGAATATGTTTCTGCAAGCCTCGACTCGATCACCAGCATTCTTGCATTTGCCTTGGAAAGGTTCCGTCGCACTCCTCACATCAGGGAGGTTGCTCCCTCATGGTCAAGATTTGGTGCTTTCAGATCCCTTTGTCGACTTGCTTGGAATGGGTTCAGGAATCGACAGATTATATTCGATGAAGATGATTTGAGAGAAGTCCACATTGACAAGGAAATGTTAAACGCATTTTTACGAACCGATATTAATATTGAAAATGAAGGAGACTTCAGGCTTCGCATTTTTGATGGCGACAAACGGAGCTATTTCTCACACTTGATCTGGCACGAAATGTTTGTAGCTGTTGAAATCATGCTTTTCATGCCTCTTGACGAATTTCGTGCTCAAATGCCAAATTTCGCTTTGAATCGTTGGGAAAACGTTACTAAGTTCATGTATGGAATAAGCAATGCAAAGACAATGGTTTATCTGCGAACAATTTTCTTAAAGAAACGAGAAACACCTGTAGACCCTGCCGAAAAGAAGAATCTGTTGAACTACTTTGCTCTGCAGTGTTTGCCTGCTCTGATGGAAAATGACTCAACCCCTGCTTTGCTTCGAGTATTTGACTGGGCAAACGAATGCCAAAATATGGAGCTTAGAAATGCTATAACCGAAAAGCTACCGAGAGAAATAAGAATTCGTGGAACCCTTCATTCCAATGACGTATCCAACCTGACTTACATTTTCCAggcaacaaacaaacctcaTATTATCAAAGCTGGTTTTGGCTTCAGCATGGTTCGCTTTCGTGTCGAAGAGAGTTCTCggtgtttttttcaaaaaattgaagaaacTTTGACTATGAAGCCCAATTTAAAGGTAAGCGTCTCTGTAATATAAACGCGTTAAAGTGAAAACGTGCAAATGGGAGTTTAACTTTGAAAATTGTCACAGTTGACGGTGCTTAAAGTTATTGGGTCGGAGATCTCTGAAGCAGGAATGGAATCCTTATGCAGATGTTTAAATAATGTAGAAGACTTAGTCATTTTTCCGTCCAACCTCACTTTTTATCACGTACAGATGTTGGCTGTTGCTTTGCGGAGATTAGCAATACCGGTAAGAGatttttaagtcaaaaaagCTCACTTGTATCCACCGAAATGACAATACTTTGGCgtgattttgaattaattttcaaaaacattgttagttcaacaaatatttaattcttGTCATTATCAAGAAAACCAGTGTGTCTCTCACCTTCAACGATGACGCAGAACAAGGAGCACGGGCTCTTGCATCTTGCATGGATTGCATGGAAAGGCTCAACATACGATTTTCCGAGATTTCGTCTGAAGGATATGCTGCCATGTCGCAGGCAATCCAGACAAGGGAACGACCTGTATGttatttattgcatttatacTGTTGTACCAATCTCACAAGACATCTTGCTTTACTTTGTTTAATAGTGTACATTCACATTGTTTGCAATAGTACAGAAGGCCATAAGTGATATATAAACCTCTCTTATATAGTAGTGGAATTATTAGTCAACTTATTTTAGAAGTTTATTGGATACATGTACATATTTCGCCAAGAAACGCATCATCAGTTTCTGCGTAAAACAAAACGTCACTGCTTAGCACAACAAGCATAATAACTATACATTAGCATGGTTAATAATTGGCAAAACATTTCATGACTATTACAGCATTAGTATTGCTGAGTACAACTAAAATGCTTCCATAAATCTAAACTGAACGTGTAAAATTGTCACTGCATACGTAACTTGTCAATAACCAACATGTCATGATAACTTCTTATAATTCGACAGCGCCGATATGTGTCGTGCGATGAGAAGTTATCATCTAATTTAAATCATGcgaagactttcctcagtctcAAGATGAAGACTTACGATACGATACCAATATGACAAAATCTTGCCAATGTCCAATGTCcgaatttttacaatttgtaTTTCCAGATGAAGCAACTTAACTTTCGCGGCAATGTCATTAGTGAAAGAGGAGCGCTCGCTCTCTCCTCTTGTTTGAGCAATGTCGATTCTATCAATTTTGAAGGAAACGAGATTTGTGGTCCAGGAGCAGAACACATTGCGGCAGCAATCCAATCACGTGATCATCCTGTACGCTGTATTGACTTAAGCTTCAATTAAGATTGCAAAATTGTATGATTCGTCGTATTTGTGTGTTTTACATCGGTATAATGATTCAGGTAGAGTTGCTCAAACTCAGCCGGAATAGAATAAGCGATCGTGGCGGCATCGCGATTTCAAATTGTGTTAGAAACGTTCATCGATTGCAACTCCTAGGATGTAGCTTGACATTTGTTGGTGTATCAAGCATTGCCAGATCAGTGCAACAACTAGAAAATCCGGTAATAGTTTAGTTTAAAATATACTGATTGGATAAGAATATGGGAGTTAAGTGTTATGTTACCATTAAAACAGATTCTAAAGCATTAAAAGCAAATCATTCTACAAATACAAGTGCTTGCTGATTGCTTCAACACGGAAGccataaaactgaaaaaaatgtttttgcagaTAGAACTCCTTGAGCTGAGTGCAAACGTACTGGGAGACCAAGGCGTTCTTTCACTCACGTCTTGTTTGGCAAAAGTGAAGACATTGCTGCTTGTCAACTGTAGCATAACGCCCGCACACGCCAAGACTTTAGCTGATGCGCTTCGGTTATTGGATCAACCGGTACCATATTATGTCAACTATTAAAGGTATTGCTTCAGCTGCTTTGGCTTGTTATCGCATTTTATATCTAGATGAAGAATCTCGACCTTGGCTTTAATCAAATTGGAGACGAGGGTATGGAAGCTATGTCAACTTGCTTAAACAACATTGAGCTACTTAACGTAGCTCACTGTGGAATGACAACAATTGGTGTTCAATCTCTCTGCACTGCTGTTGATCAGCTGTCAAACCATTCTGTAAGAAAATAGAGATTGTTTTGTAAGAATTTACAGATTATTACAAGTTACTATTTACAAAAGTTTGTTGTGATACATCCAACTTTAACAGGAATACTTGATCTAAAATGTGGAAAAGGTAGCAATTCAAACTACATAAACAGTTAACTCAATAATGCCGTTTTGAGTATACATAACAAATCGGTTTCTTAATTTCTACCTGCTTTCAATTTATCTTTTTATGATATCAAAACTTGTGGTTTTCTGTCATTTGTTTAGTATATAAACTGTTTCAATacgttttttaaattacacaTACCTTTGGATGAATGACCATATCATTACAgcacaaagaaattaaaattgtaagtaaaacaaaaacacagaaaataaaatatttttcattggaAAAttagttgataaaaatattgttacaaaACTGTGATAGCATGTAATGGTAACAAGTGTGACTAATCATTAATTTTTCGATCACATGTACTGGCCCATAAAACGTTTGACATGCCCCTTTGCTGATTTGCCAGTTGTCGCAATATTGGTTCACAATAAGCCTAGCAAATTTAAATCTTAACCGTTCATACAGCACATTCTCAAAACTTTAGTTTACACTTTACGTTTTTACAGCAGATCAAACTTGTTCTTGACATGAACGACATATGCAACAACGGTGCGGAAATTCTTTCTTCCTCTTTGAACAACATTAAGCGCCTCAGTCTCTGGCGATGTGGCATTACTGAATCTGGAGCAGTTTGGCTGTCTGATGGCTTGGATAGTTTAGAATTTCccgtaatttttttaaattctctccattttgaaaacacccATAGGCCTATATTGATATGATTTTTTTATGCAGTCGTATTGACGTTGCACCCATGAGCGTCCGCTGCAACTTTCACAGAGAAACAGAAATGAAACTTAAGTGATATATTAAGCAAAAGCACTTAATTGTTAGGCTTCAAAGAGTGTTACATAAAAGATTCCAGAGGAGAAAAGAGGCGCAATTTGTACCGCGCTAGTGGACGCTTATGGTTGCTCACCGTAGAGATAATATTGTGAAGTTTCTTTGTTAATCTtctcaattaaatttataaagttCCTTTGCCCGATTTAGAATAACTTATATTGTGCGACCCTTCTTTTAGATGGAAGAATTGAATTTGTCAGAAAATCAATTCAACAACAGCGGAGCCATTGCAATATCTAGAAGCCTGAAAAAGGTCAAGTCTCTCTACATCAGTTCATGTGGAGTGACTTCAACTGGAGCTCTGGAATTGGGAAAAGAACTTCTTCTTTTAAACGAACCGGTAAATATCATGTATTTGGTTTTCCAACGTTGTGCACAAACAAATATAATTACTCTTGGTAAGTAAGTCAATTCATCTTCTGTCAGCCCCGCACTTGCACTCATTTCAACCCTTTAAGTTTTTAACTCGGGTGAATAGAATGATAAATAGCCAAATCGATAAGGGCCTGAATTTAACGAGATGTAAAAAACATGGCTGCTAATTTGGTTCAGGACGATGATAAATAAATTTGACACGACTTCAGTTTAAAATGAGATTAGAACGACAGCAGaggttaaatttttgaaacttaTGCGGACATCCTTTAATATTTCTGTGCAGATGGAACGGCTAAAACTGAACGGAAACAAAATAGGCGATGAAGGAGGCCGCGCACTTTCAACTTGCCTTTCAAAAGTGAAATCTCTAGATATAACTCAATGCGGCATCAACGAGGAAGGATCTAAAGCTATGGCTGCCTCAATAAAGAGCTTTCCTTTTGACGTAAATATAACCTCTATGAATGTTACCTTGTCAATTACCAAATAGTTTCTTGCTGACATATTGCTCGAACAAATACTTTTCATGTCAAAAGTTAATCGTTCTAACGCAAATGAAGACATTTCCTAAaacagtgattcccaaacctATGAAAAGCAAATCTACTATCCTAATACTGCAAATCCTCGGCCAAATCAAAATGGACTTCTTAACCTTAAAAGTCTTACACAGTCATGCGCTACTTTCGCAAACGTACGTCGCGTCTCATACACATAGCACACAAAATTGCATGTGGCAACACATTAATACAAATTGTTGATACTGAATGAAGATATGAGAGACATGAAGACTGTATAATGACAAATGTATATAATAAATTGTCTTAAAATTTATCATGAGATTCAAAGACCCTTGAGTAGCTATTATATGTATCGCTTCTCGTACtattttcttaaaactttGTCTTACATTGTTGCGCCATACTGCAGAAAATATTTAGCCTATATCTCTAGTTATCTTTTACGCAGGCATCTGGTGTGATTGGACTTTATGCGCAATGATTTGCAACTTGTTCGATGCTTTgtcatttacaaatttttagcaacacaAGAAACGCTGGAAACCACAAAGCAAACAATGGATTCACCGAGAGACTTATTATATCAAACCTTGTTTGGacgttaaaatttattatttttattaaacataTCAAATGCTTTCATGAAAATTTGTGTTGATATACGGAGAAAAATCATATCTTAAACGAACAGAGCTGTAGAAATTAAAatactgttttctttttgtcacTCATCTTACGTATCTGTGTGTGTTTTGAATCTTTTGATGTCAACGTAACTATTAACTACTGATTGTGGAAAACGTTAAAcgattaatttaaaatcaattttaattgtttgaaataagCACCAAATCgtcaaaaaattgttttaatcttaaatctattttggaaaaaacgatatttttgttgttttgtaaaagttaCAAATCGATTGATCAACCAATTATAAAAGGAGAAAACTGCCTTACCTGTAAGGTTATCAGAGAAAAATTCGATTACCGAGAAACTGCAAACAATTGACAATCGATTGTAACAATTAACCCAGTCTGCATCTAAAAATGATTTACGCGATTGACAATTTCATAAACTAACACAAATTATCATCGTGTGCTTTGACAAATAGGTTCGGTTGATTGAAAGATAACTATTTTGTTTGCGATTCAGCGTTTGCACCGTCAGAATTTGCTCAGCGCACAATTTTAATGTGTTCTTCATATAtgtatattatttttatgtgaatCATGCAAGGGATTATAAGCGCGTCATGACTTCATGCAAGGTTGGAAACCACACTGCTGTAATATGTCTGAAGAAAGCTCTTGGTCACAATTTTATACTTTGTAACATGTGGTTAACTAAGTGAATTTTAACATCTATTAACAAAGAGCTTGAATGATTTCATGCAATTACAAAGACATGTGTGGATTGTTTAGCATTTGAAAGTGAATTAATGGTTTGTTTTTTGCAGTTATTACAAGTTGTATTGATTTATTGGTTAGTTATTTCACTGTATTGTTTGCTGTGACATGttgtaattgaaattttacatCTGTAGTTCGCAACGAGTGATTCCTTACAATTACAATGACATATGTAGGCCTGTAGATTGGGTGGTTTTTTGAAGTGCGGAAATGTAATATGAAAGTAAATCAATATTCAGATTTATTTAGTAAACCAAAAAATCTAACTTTTGTGGACTACACATATAGGGTGTTTTCCACCTTTTGCTGCCGTGAAAATAAACATGGAAAAATGACACGTTATGTTAAACACATTTTAACGTGGGGATAAACGCGGGGTTTCATCACGTTAGTAAATTGCACGTTTTGAAACGTGGAGTTTTTGGACCACGCTTAGACGTGGTGTTTTCCACGTTTTGAGTTTAATGTGTGCATCGTGTCTCTATTGCTAtacttttcataaaacataTACAGCAAAtgtataattttgtttttgtaatttttttttgatagtATTGCTGTTCTCTGTAaacattatacagtaaatCTGGTGTTTTGTTAAATAACATCAGTTTTTTTGAAGTTCGGATATTCTTAAAGTTCTTctttaatttgaaaattttgtttaatttaaaaattttgaacggAATCGCACGACGCCCGTAAGCAGGCCATCCTCGACAGCTAAAGTCCGGTACGGGGGATAATTGGCGTTCGGAATAAATTTACAGAGTTTAGCAAGACTTTTCTTCCGCTCTATATTCTAGTATTAACTGCCCAAGGGGCTACACTGAATTGACGAAGCCTACATTGTCGTATAAATTTAGTAAGTGACTGGGAGTCTTATCTTCCTGACTATTAcgaataatattttatattcaaACTTTTACAATTAGCTTTAAATTAGTAAGATTTTAACATAGGCTACTGTGAATGTAGTATTTTAGAGATACATTTCAGGTTAtgaatatatatttatatgtaTTGCTTCTTACAAATAATATAGGAGAGAATTAAGTGCCTCTTTTCCATCCATCTTCTGTTCGAAGAATGTATGACCTATTACATTTGTGTTACAAACGGAGTATACACTATACACTAAGCAAGTGTATGGGCATCTATAGCACTTATTTAGTGTATATTAATGCATTAGGCACTATGATGCTAACCACAATTATTAGAATATTTTTGATGATATTTTCTTCTTGCTTAAATCCTTTTAAAAACACCcctttaaagtttatttttctgtgatagctaaattgaagaaaaaatatttgttttagtaATTTCAGAACAGCCTACCCCTGTAATGTTGCAGTTGAAGAACAACTCTCTATTTTTGTCAATAAAGAATTCCTTTGCAAAACCACTTCCTCAAAGGAGCTGCTACCGTTATCGTTTGCTACTGGATCTTCGATATACGTTTTCCCAAACAGGTAACTAACACTTTGCAGCTACTCAACTATTTATTTGGTATAGAAAATTTGGagttattgttaatttttgtgtGCATTTTTGTGTACTTATGTAAATAAATTTCGTTTCTGTTTATATCTGCATTTGTGAAATGTACTGATGCTTGCTAATTAACATCAGCACTACCACCTTCTGAGCGTAGCTAAAAAGTGTGGTGTAGGCTAGTACCACGGTAGAAATTCTCCACGTTTTTAGCGTAGCTTTTTGGGACCACACCTAGATGTGGTATGTTCCACGTTTTTAATTTACAGTGTAGGTTGATGATGTGATCTATTAGTTGCTGTGCAGCCGAAACGTAGGGCTTGCTTACTTTCGTGGATTAAAGCATAACGTACAGTAGATGAAATGCTTCCATTGCCAGGCGAGCGAGAGAAAGAGAAACTTCTTTGCGGTGAAGCCCAGTAGATTGGATGCATGCAAGAATGGAAAGATTGTCCAATGATGTGGGTCGCAGTAGTGACAGTAGTACTAGTACGCACGGCACTACTTATGATAGTGCCAATATGGTAGGTGCGTGTACAATGCGTCACCAAACAAATGCGCAGTTATCAGCATTGGCGTGGAGATTTGGGCCAGGGCTGCTGTACGTAAAGTAGCAGTCAGCGCTCCAGTCTGAACCCATCACCTCGGCGCGAGATGAAAGATTTTTCTGTATATATATCTCTATATTGACTCCAACTGTCGTCCAGTTCATGTTAACTATAAAAAAGAAAGGTGACGGCACACAAATTTGTTTCGGCGTCCACAGTGATTGGTTTTAATTTACAGTAACACTGTTTAAACCGGAAAAAAAATCCAGGACAATTCTTCAGTGATTTAATGGTTCCTATATGTACAGTAGTATAAGCTGCCGTCAATACCGTAAATCCTATACAATATACTCACCATAACATACCTCGAGGGAATACGTTTTTACGAGGTTAAGGGAGCAGGTGTAGACATCTTTTGCGTATTCCCAAGGCTTTtgtagaaaattttatttgagagTGAAAATAATATGGTCTATCGTTATCCGACAGGAAGAAAGCCGTATGTTGTGTGTTTTCAAGCTGTGACTGGCACATCAACACATCGCTTTTTAAGAGGCATTTGGCGTACACCTAACCATGTAGACTAAGCAGAAAGATTTTTTCATAATTAGAACACTTCTTCTGGTCACCCTTCTTGTGTATTGGGATGATATTTGCCTGTTTCGCGGAGTTGTATTTTTTACTTGACGTCTGCTCCAGACAGAGGATACCTTTCTGGTTTTTATTACCCTAATATAAGCTATTGAAGTAATGtagtttattttcagtttaaaagttttctcaTTTGTCAATGAATATTATTTCAAGTCTACCCTTAACACTATTAATGGGTTTTAATCAAATTCTTACTAAAACATTCTATGCTGGTTTTCCACATGTTATCGTTTTAATATGTAGCCTAACTGTTCAAACCATTCATATAATACAACAATATACGCATAATTACAGCCacattaaaatataacaacaaaaacagtGCTATGCGATCTTGTGTATAACAACAGGAACACTGATGCttgttgaaaatgtttttctattGTGCATAAAGTCCAGTTACACCAGAGGCCTGCATGCGTAAAACACgtgtattttaaacaaaaacaatggcAATCAAAAAGAACTGAAATGAGATTGTTAATAAGAATCATAAACGTGCCTAGTATGATAAATAAACAACGTTATCAAAACACTTTATCTCTGTGGACAAGGTCAATGAACTTACATCAAACGGAAAGTTCTTTATGGCGGCGGCCATTGCTCTGAATCCTTCGCTGATGCCGCACTGAGTTATATCAAGACAATTAACTTTTGTAAGGCAAGTTGAAAGAGCAAGAGCTCCTTCATCGCCTATCTTGTTTCCGTTAAGTTTTAACACTTCCATCTAAATAAAAGGTTAGAAATGTGTGAATCAGTTCTTTGGGCTGTTTTACCCTAGTTAAAAACTTGCCATTGCAATCTGCTTCCTATTTTTAATATGTTTAGGTATTTAATAACTAAAGGCAATTTTACTGGTCCTTCCAAAGCATTAAGCGCAGTTTTCAATGCTTTGGCTCCTGCTGCAGTTATTCCACATGATTTAATGATAAGAGAATTGACATTTTTCAAAGACCTCGTTAGTTCAATCAcaccattgttaagtatacgATTTTCCCACAAGTTTAGCTCTTCCAactacaaaataacaaaaaacaaatttgatgacaacaacaacagataaaaaataacctttcaTTATCATGTAAATTTAACTTATAAACTGcagtttagttttaatttatatgCTTCTAAGTGGTTTTACCGGACATTGCAAGTTATTCAAGCCATCTGATAACTTTTTTGCTCCAGCTTCTGTAATGCCACATCTTCTCAGGCTTAGACTTTTTATCTTCTTTAAGGAGGAGGAAAACTTTTCCGCTCCATTGTTGCCAATTTCATTCATGTCAAGAACAAGGCTGACctgcaaatttgaaaag comes from the Clavelina lepadiformis chromosome 5, kaClaLepa1.1, whole genome shotgun sequence genome and includes:
- the LOC143458972 gene encoding NACHT, LRR and PYD domains-containing protein 12-like isoform X1, whose amino-acid sequence is MDLRKLADNAKEAQRDLLLSLDLTMESERLKSFQNWPIETNLIQPEDLARSGFFFLGQLDRVQCFSCDLVMGTWQYGAVVDNAHRHNSPMCKMVRGIEAKNLPIRVETLAHFAPLPATIVNAEEPENQVKNARTAAAVLDAQVTTKLVSSNNISYFSPPSKLSKLNQAETTFNKQIESDPVDPFSEDELESSANTSNQPSTSAGTERLVVKESNIKKIFVDSIYNDNRTIYQSGSATSPDMNELIPELQNKLTEQARSAASDVGLLKNVCPSITPVSLEITTNLKQAYEDPDDIGHGHRRADFLTILDQPEGDVLMQDLFQRAKSQAETEAPQEPESREIYLRNHGNCVGVIGQAGIGKTTLTKMFTKVVLDESILQHDYIFYIPIRNVNFETTQPNLQPKNVLEFLVTSSGCELAHTEESDKEILKRLESNPNVFLVLDGLDEAPIDWSKHSPKVSMYKSATAEAFLKNLLNGKIFPQARKIVTSRPRQFHDMHEDYKPEFIVNIMGLKKESQKSLCRKLCGSDSEKVLGYLGNHPSLFAYCYVPVNCIITMYCIQRSLQEYVSASLDSITSILAFALERFRRTPHIREVAPSWSRFGAFRSLCRLAWNGFRNRQIIFDEDDLREVHIDKEMLNAFLRTDINIENEGDFRLRIFDGDKRSYFSHLIWHEMFVAVEIMLFMPLDEFRAQMPNFALNRWENVTKFMYGISNAKTMVYLRTIFLKKRETPVDPAEKKNLLNYFALQCLPALMENDSTPALLRVFDWANECQNMELRNAITEKLPREIRIRGTLHSNDVSNLTYIFQATNKPHIIKAGFGFSMVRFRVEESSRCFFQKIEETLTMKPNLKLTVLKVIGSEISEAGMESLCRCLNNVEDLVIFPSNLTFYHVQMLAVALRRLAIPKTSVSLTFNDDAEQGARALASCMDCMERLNIRFSEISSEGYAAMSQAIQTRERPMKQLNFRGNVISERGALALSSCLSNVDSINFEGNEICGPGAEHIAAAIQSRDHPVELLKLSRNRISDRGGIAISNCVRNVHRLQLLGCSLTFVGVSSIARSVQQLENPIELLELSANVLGDQGVLSLTSCLAKVKTLLLVNCSITPAHAKTLADALRLLDQPMKNLDLGFNQIGDEGMEAMSTCLNNIELLNVAHCGMTTIGVQSLCTAVDQLSNHSQIKLVLDMNDICNNGAEILSSSLNNIKRLSLWRCGITESGAVWLSDGLDSLEFPMEELNLSENQFNNSGAIAISRSLKKVKSLYISSCGVTSTGALELGKELLLLNEPMERLKLNGNKIGDEGGRALSTCLSKVKSLDITQCGINEEGSKAMAASIKSFPFDASGVIGLYAQ
- the LOC143458972 gene encoding NACHT, LRR and PYD domains-containing protein 12-like isoform X2 translates to MDLRKLADNAKEAQRDLLLSLDLTMESERLKSFQNWPIETNLIQPEDLARSGFFFLGQLDRVQCFSCDLVMGTWQYGAVVDNAHRHNSPMCKMVRGIEAKNLPIRVETLAHFAPLPATIVNAEEPENQVKNARTAAAVLDAQVTTKLVSSNNISYFSPPSKLSKLNQAETTFNKQIESDPVDPFSEDELESSANTSNQPSTSAGTERLVVKESNIKKIFVDSIYNDNRTIYQSGSATSPDMNELIPELQNKLTEQARSAASDVGLLKNVCPSITPVSLEITTNLKQAYEDPDDIGHGHRRADFLTILDQPEGDVLMQDLFQRAKSQAETEAPQEPESREIYLRNHGNCVGVIGQAGIGKTTLTKMFTKVVLDESILQHDYIFYIPIRNVNFETTQPNLQPKNVLEFLVTSSGCELAHTEESDKEILKRLESNPNVFLVLDGLDEAPIDWSKHSPKVSMYKSATAEAFLKNLLNGKIFPQARKIVTSRPRQFHDMHEDYKPEFIVNIMGLKKESQKSLCRKLCGSDSEKVLGYLGNHPSLFAYCYVPVNCIITMYCIQRSLQEYVSASLDSITSILAFALERFRRTPHIREVAPSWSRFGAFRSLCRLAWNGFRNRQIIFDEDDLREVHIDKEMLNAFLRTDINIENEGDFRLRIFDGDKRSYFSHLIWHEMFVAVEIMLFMPLDEFRAQMPNFALNRWENVTKFMYGISNAKTMVYLRTIFLKKRETPVDPAEKKNLLNYFALQCLPALMENDSTPALLRVFDWANECQNMELRNAITEKLPREIRIRGTLHSNDVSNLTYIFQATNKPHIIKAGFGFSMVRFRVEESSRCFFQKIEETLTMKPNLKLTVLKVIGSEISEAGMESLCRCLNNVEDLVIFPSNLTFYHVQMLAVALRRLAIPKTSVSLTFNDDAEQGARALASCMDCMERLNIRFSEISSEGYAAMSQAIQTRERPMKQLNFRGNVISERGALALSSCLSNVDSINFEGNEICGPGAEHIAAAIQSRDHPVELLKLSRNRISDRGGIAISNCVRNVHRLQLLGCSLTFVGVSSIARSVQQLENPIELLELSANVLGDQGVLSLTSCLAKVKTLLLVNCSITPAHAKTLADALRLLDQPMKNLDLGFNQIGDEGMEAMSTCLNNIELLNVAHCGMTTIGVQSLCTAVDQLSNHSIKLVLDMNDICNNGAEILSSSLNNIKRLSLWRCGITESGAVWLSDGLDSLEFPMEELNLSENQFNNSGAIAISRSLKKVKSLYISSCGVTSTGALELGKELLLLNEPMERLKLNGNKIGDEGGRALSTCLSKVKSLDITQCGINEEGSKAMAASIKSFPFDASGVIGLYAQ